The Thalassophryne amazonica chromosome 13, fThaAma1.1, whole genome shotgun sequence genome window below encodes:
- the oit3 gene encoding oncoprotein-induced transcript 3 protein, translating into MRQSLDPCSAYISLNEPWRNTDYHVNQSSGVPLCDSHVSGKWYRFTGMAGDAMPTFCISENHCGTNAPIWLKGSHPQLHQGIVTLPVCASFNNNCCQWNASMDLKACMGGYFIYRLPKPLVCFHVYCGHFYDICDKADCPGPQCPESECHCAPGTVLGPDKQTCLDVDECEKANGGCAEVCVNTKGSRRCECGPGRVLDDDGHNCREIAGCHVNNGGCSHGCSTLVDSYRCHCPRGLELGEDKCTCQVPVQCDSSLITVSVPKDLVGGLELFLSNSSCRGVSNGTHINLSFSVKTCGTVVEVSDDKIVGTNLVTGLPRSSPGSSMDMIVRTSKLVLPITCEFPREYQVSDGYQASLRSSALELVGHSEGVFPFFLELFKNAEFSEPYRTPPQLRLHDSLFFGVEPKDRVEGLSTLVESCFATPGPKADQPMKYYLIKDGCISDETVTLVPSKDQLSKRYQVPVFRFIGKDNREVFLHCQVLVYSAGDAFCSQRCRGRVRRQLWSSESHGRRTLSGGPIFILP; encoded by the exons ATGAGGCAGT CCTTGGACCCGTGTTCCGCCTACATCAGCCTGAACGAGCCCTGGAGGAACACAGACTACCACGTGAACCAGTCGTCTGGCGTCCCCCTGTGTGACAGCCATGTGTCTGGCAAGTGGTATCGCTTCACTGGCATGGCCGGTGATGCCATGCCCACCTTCTGCATCTCAGAGAATCACTGTGGCACCAACGCTCCCATCTGGCTCAAAGGCAGCCACCCCCAGCTCCACCAGGGCATCGTCACCCTGCCTGTGTGCGCCAGCTTCAACAACAACTGCTGCCAATGGAACGCCAGCATGGACTTGAAAGCCTGCATGGGAGGCTACTTCATCTACCGTCTGCCCAAACCTTTGGTCTGCTTCCACGTTTACTGCGGCC atTTCTATGATATCTGTGACAAGGCGGACTGCCCGGGTCCTCAATGTCCCGAGTCCGAGTGTCACTGTGCACCTGGGACTGTTCTTGGACCGGACAAACAAACATGCCTGG ATGTGGATGAGTGTGAGAAGGCCAATGGGGGATGTGCGGAGGTCTGTGTGAACACCAAAGGCTCCAGACGATGTGAGTGCGGGCCGGGCCGCGTGCTGGATGACGATGGACATAACTGCAGAG AGATAGCAGGTTGTCACGTTAACAATGGAGGCTGCAGCCATGGCTGTTCCACGCTGGTGGACTCCTATCGGTGCCACTGTCCCAGAGGGCTGGAGCTGGGAGAGGACAAATGCACTTGTCAGG TACCAGTCCAGTGTGATTCCAGCTTGATCACAGTATCAGTACCAAAAGACCTAGTTGGAGGATTAGAGCTCTTCCTGTCTAACTCATCATGCCGCGGCGTCTCCAACGGCACACACATTAATCTCAGCTTCAGCGTCAAAACCTGTGGCACAGTGGTGGAGGTTAGC GATGACAAGATTGTGGGAACCAACCTGGTGACAGGTCTTCCAAGGAGCAGTCCTGGCAGCAGCATGGACATGATTGTCCGCACGAGCAAATTAGTGCTCCCCATCACCTGTGAGTTCCCCAGAGAATACCAGGTGTCTGATGGCTACCAGGCAAGCCTACGTAGCTCTGCCCTAGAGCTGGTGGGCCACAGTGAGGGGGTCTTTCCGTTCTTCCTGGAGCTTTTCAAGAATGCAGAGTTCTCTGAGCCCTACCGCACCCCACCCCAACTCCGTCTGCACGACTCCCTGTTCTTTGGGGTGGAGCCCAAAGACAGAGTGGAAGGTCTCTCCACCCTGGTTGAGAGTTGTTTTGCTACACCAGGCCCCAAAGCTGACCAGCCCATGAAGTATTACCTCATCAAAGACGG GTGTATCTCTGATGAGACAGTGACACTGGTCCCATCAAAGGACCAGCTCTCTAAACGTTACCAAGTCCCAGTCTTCAGGTTCATTGGCAAGGACAACCGG GAAGTTTTCCTCCACTGCCAAGTGTTAGTATACAGTGCAGGAGACGCTTTTTGTTCTCAGCGCTGTCGAGGACGGGTTCGCAGACAGCTTTGGAGCAGTGAATCTCATGGGCGGCGTACACTGAGCGGAGGCCCCATCTTCATCCTGCCATAG
- the pla2g12b gene encoding group XIIB secretory phospholipase A2-like protein has protein sequence MLLRTVVLVLLCASVGMSATIRQYQTETQVTEAAAAADDDVVADLPGIVDYLGANGMDVSQNASKGQEIAATKAAASREDTDKILAADKPEVKNVSADAESRSEESVSSSAEEENEIRASQTDQSLPTQTASDDDSNWSINSIREQFRTIHGYLDSLVELVGGHNGMCQYRCRYGKAPQPRAGYQLPEPNGCSSSLVGLQLDLGIPAMTKCCDQLDVCYDTCGMSKYDCDTLFRGCLYDICTDIKKSLGFVSKVQTCESLADALYSTVWTLGCRPYMNSQRAACLCEEEDRDEL, from the exons ATGCTGCTTCGGACCGTGGTCCTGGTCCTCCTGTGTGCATCTGTGGGGATGAGTGCAACCATCAGGCAGTACCAGACTGAGACACAAGTgacagaagctgctgctgctgctgatgatgatgTTGTAGCAGATCTTCCTGGTATTGTGGACTACCTTGGGGCAAACGGAATGGATGTGAGCCAAAATGCATCCAAAGGCCAGGAAATTGCTGCAACCAAAGCTGCAGCCAGTAGGGAAGATACGGATAAAATACTTGCAGCTGATAAACCTGAAGTGAAAAATGTTTCTGCTGATGCAGAATCCAGAAGTGAGGAAAGTGTCTCTTCTTCTGCGGAGGAGGAGAATGAGATCAGGGCGAGCCAGACAGACCAATCCCTGCCAACGCAGACGGCAAGTGATGATGATTCCAACTGGAGCATCAACTCAATCAGAGAGCAATTCCGGACCATCCATGGATACTTGGACTCTCTGGTGGAGCTGGTAGGGGGGCACAATGGCATGTGTCAGTACCGCTGCAGATACG GAAAAGCTCCTCAGCCTCGCGCCGGCTACCAGCTCCCTGAGCCCAACGGCTGCAGCTCATCTCTGGTGGGATTGCAG CTGGACTTGGGGATCCCTGCTATGACAAAGTGCTGCGACCAGCTGGACGTCTGCTACGACACTTGCGGTATGAGCAAGTACGACTGTGACACCTTGTTCCGGGGGTGCCTCTATGACATCTGCACGGACATTAAGAAGAGTCTGGGCTTTGTGTCCAAAGTCCAAA CCTGCGAGTCGCTGGCAGACGCACTGTACAGTACAGTGTGGACACTCGGCTGCAGACCCTACATGAACAGCCAGAGGGCAGCGTGTCTCTGCGAGGAAGAGGATAGGGATGAACTGTGA